The following proteins are encoded in a genomic region of Desulfosporosinus youngiae DSM 17734:
- a CDS encoding DUF3102 domain-containing protein, producing the protein MKMEISNRTPEQIASEINFIKEESGKMLLSNAVEIGRRLTEAKELVPHGEWLKWLTESVSYSRSTASRLMKTFREYGPILSSPVGEERPNGASMQHLNYTQGLILFGIPLEDRDRFIADNDVGNMSQRELRQTINENSRTPQEENLHEPKNQVTLKQEEAEEAADKPMNKPMDKLMEPIRVERKIIKPKTVQTALPTENANTDSMKYHAQYAMHRDNMLSAYGELLKTLVALNRVDPVKKEANREEALKITTNMSETLKKYPPAIKIIF; encoded by the coding sequence ATGAAAATGGAAATTTCCAACAGGACGCCTGAGCAAATCGCGTCCGAGATTAACTTTATCAAGGAAGAAAGCGGCAAGATGCTGCTTAGCAACGCCGTTGAGATCGGACGGCGTCTGACGGAAGCCAAAGAGCTGGTACCCCATGGAGAGTGGCTCAAATGGCTGACTGAATCAGTGAGTTACTCCCGAAGCACTGCCAGCAGACTGATGAAAACCTTCCGGGAGTACGGGCCTATACTCTCTTCCCCCGTTGGGGAAGAGAGGCCAAATGGTGCATCGATGCAACATTTGAACTACACCCAAGGACTCATCCTCTTTGGCATCCCACTGGAGGACCGGGATCGATTTATAGCGGACAATGATGTTGGGAATATGAGCCAGCGGGAGCTGCGGCAGACAATTAATGAAAATAGCCGGACGCCTCAGGAAGAAAACCTCCATGAGCCGAAAAATCAGGTAACGCTAAAGCAAGAAGAGGCGGAAGAGGCAGCGGATAAGCCAATGAATAAACCTATGGATAAACTTATGGAACCAATCCGGGTGGAAAGGAAAATCATCAAGCCGAAAACTGTGCAAACTGCGCTGCCAACAGAGAATGCCAATACCGACAGCATGAAATACCACGCCCAATACGCCATGCATCGCGACAACATGCTCAGCGCCTACGGGGAGCTGCTGAAAACGCTCGTCGCCTTAAACAGAGTAGACCCGGTGAAGAAAGAGGCAAATAGAGAAGAGGCGTTAAAGATAACCACTAACATGAGTGAGACGCTGAAGAAATATCCTCCTGCGATCAAGATAATTTTTTGA
- a CDS encoding helix-turn-helix domain-containing protein, translated as MENRLSEIMGRKRLKISDVVKGTELARNTVVELYHGRAKRVDLDTLDKLCSFLGVGIGEIFEHKKDAGN; from the coding sequence GTGGAAAATAGATTGAGCGAAATCATGGGCCGTAAGCGGCTTAAAATATCTGATGTGGTTAAAGGCACTGAGCTTGCGAGAAATACGGTTGTTGAGCTTTATCATGGCCGGGCTAAAAGGGTTGACCTTGATACCCTGGACAAACTTTGTAGCTTTCTTGGCGTGGGAATAGGGGAGATATTTGAGCACAAAAAAGACGCCGGCAATTAG
- a CDS encoding DUF2786 domain-containing protein → MNEKIVHKVHLLLNKATNNSSKEEAQACLLMAQKLMVEHDISQSEVDIHSEEKECLKKAVRIKTNYERLPWWKKGIARVISENFRCYHYTNRIHRKSSVVFLGLDQDAELAKLTFEFACDAIKYGLKIFAKERKVQNMSTSTGMKNDYMSGWIQGLKDKFKEQVDKCNWGLILVKDALVTQEYETMNLKKGRASSIVISGSSSARSAGYRDGKNFSSPSGRLNA, encoded by the coding sequence GTGAATGAAAAGATTGTTCATAAAGTCCACTTACTCTTAAATAAGGCAACAAACAACTCCAGTAAGGAAGAGGCTCAAGCCTGCCTCCTTATGGCCCAAAAACTTATGGTTGAACACGATATTTCTCAATCTGAAGTTGATATTCACAGTGAAGAAAAAGAGTGCCTTAAAAAGGCCGTTAGAATCAAAACAAACTACGAACGGTTGCCATGGTGGAAAAAAGGCATCGCACGAGTCATTTCGGAAAACTTCCGATGCTACCATTACACTAATCGTATACACAGAAAATCCAGTGTCGTTTTTCTCGGATTAGATCAGGACGCTGAATTAGCCAAGCTAACCTTTGAATTTGCTTGCGATGCCATTAAATACGGCCTAAAGATTTTTGCAAAAGAGAGAAAAGTTCAAAACATGAGCACCTCAACCGGGATGAAAAATGACTACATGTCGGGATGGATTCAAGGCTTAAAAGATAAATTCAAGGAACAGGTAGATAAGTGTAATTGGGGGCTAATTCTGGTCAAAGATGCATTAGTAACCCAGGAGTATGAAACTATGAATCTCAAAAAAGGCCGCGCCTCCAGTATTGTGATATCAGGGAGCTCTTCCGCCCGGTCAGCTGGGTACCGGGACGGAAAGAATTTTAGCTCTCCTAGCGGAAGACTTAACGCTTAA
- a CDS encoding helix-turn-helix domain-containing protein, giving the protein MELGKYIQKRREEIGLTRKEIAALLGITEDYYKKIEIGLRVPSIRVKAKIAAVLNISLNDMT; this is encoded by the coding sequence GTGGAATTAGGTAAATACATACAAAAACGAAGAGAGGAGATAGGGTTAACCCGAAAGGAAATTGCAGCCTTGTTGGGGATTACTGAAGATTATTATAAGAAAATCGAGATAGGCTTACGAGTCCCCAGTATAAGGGTTAAGGCAAAAATTGCGGCGGTATTAAATATTTCTTTAAATGATATGACATAG
- a CDS encoding MFS transporter, whose translation MENIANQKNNGEILMRILALTLVFSVMNATMFNVVLPVISLEYNLSPSQVSWMLTSYMIVYAIGSVTYGKLADKYRLKDLLTFGLVFFAIGSIVGFLATQYWMIILGRVLQASGASVIPATAMIIPVRYFAPEKRGKALGTSAVGLALGSALGPIVAGIVTSLFSWRFLFFLSLLPLIALPLFRKYLDDERGHTGKIDLIGGALLAVTVTLFLLSITQGKWLLFVAGLVLLILFLFRIHMAAEPFIQPSLFKNRSYTFGLVLAFLTSSLTFALPFMTPQFLAKVNHLSPAVIGLIMFPAALSSALMGRKGGKLADKKGNLLLVYTATFLLFACYSLLSSFVGASPLLIMIFLIFGNLGQTFMSIAMSNTISRTLTRAQIGVGMGLFSMLNFISGATATSLIGKILDHNKTVFHFNPIISNKAVFIYSNIFFVLAFLIVVVAFLYSKQFGPTQQTMQKSTL comes from the coding sequence GTGGAAAACATAGCCAATCAGAAAAATAACGGGGAAATATTGATGCGAATCTTGGCTTTAACACTTGTCTTTTCCGTGATGAATGCCACTATGTTTAATGTTGTTCTGCCTGTGATAAGTTTAGAGTACAATTTATCTCCTTCTCAGGTGAGCTGGATGCTCACAAGCTATATGATCGTGTACGCAATTGGCTCGGTCACTTATGGCAAGCTGGCGGATAAATACCGGCTGAAGGATCTGCTGACTTTCGGCTTGGTGTTTTTTGCCATAGGCTCTATTGTCGGTTTCCTGGCGACCCAATACTGGATGATCATTCTTGGACGTGTTTTACAAGCTTCCGGTGCCTCAGTCATTCCAGCTACTGCGATGATTATTCCGGTTCGCTACTTCGCTCCGGAAAAAAGAGGGAAAGCTTTAGGAACTTCAGCGGTCGGTTTGGCACTAGGAAGCGCGCTCGGGCCAATCGTAGCAGGGATTGTGACCAGCCTATTCAGTTGGCGCTTTCTTTTTTTCTTATCTTTACTGCCCTTGATTGCCCTGCCCCTGTTCAGAAAATATTTAGATGACGAGAGAGGTCATACTGGCAAAATTGATTTAATCGGTGGTGCCTTGCTGGCGGTCACGGTTACTTTGTTTCTTTTGAGCATCACACAAGGAAAATGGTTATTATTCGTTGCAGGGTTAGTACTGCTGATCTTGTTCTTATTCCGGATTCACATGGCAGCAGAACCTTTTATTCAGCCCAGCCTCTTTAAAAACAGGAGTTATACTTTTGGACTTGTTCTTGCCTTTCTGACGTCATCTCTTACCTTTGCGCTGCCATTTATGACACCACAGTTTCTGGCTAAGGTGAATCATCTTTCCCCTGCCGTGATTGGCCTGATTATGTTTCCCGCAGCACTGTCATCAGCGCTAATGGGCCGTAAAGGCGGCAAGTTGGCCGATAAAAAGGGGAATCTGCTTCTGGTTTATACGGCTACATTCCTGCTTTTCGCCTGCTATAGCTTATTGTCCTCCTTTGTAGGTGCCTCACCGTTACTCATTATGATTTTTTTAATTTTCGGCAATCTGGGACAAACCTTTATGTCAATTGCCATGTCCAATACCATTTCCCGGACGTTAACCAGGGCGCAAATCGGAGTTGGGATGGGACTTTTCTCGATGTTAAATTTTATTTCCGGAGCAACCGCAACCAGCCTGATTGGAAAGATTTTGGATCATAATAAGACCGTGTTCCATTTTAATCCGATCATATCCAATAAAGCAGTCTTTATTTACAGCAACATTTTCTTCGTTCTTGCCTTCTTAATCGTTGTTGTAGCATTTCTATATTCTAAACAGTTCGGACCCACTCAGCAAACAATGCAGAAATCTACGTTGTAG
- a CDS encoding aspartyl-phosphate phosphatase Spo0E family protein: MSKWNLLIKIERKRRRLNEFALAPTLSDNKIVRVSKELDQLLNQYHALSREG, encoded by the coding sequence ATGTCAAAGTGGAACTTATTAATCAAAATCGAACGAAAGCGGAGGAGGCTAAACGAATTCGCCCTCGCTCCTACACTGAGTGATAATAAGATTGTTAGAGTGAGCAAAGAGCTTGATCAATTACTTAATCAGTATCATGCGCTGAGTAGGGAGGGGTAA
- a CDS encoding helix-turn-helix transcriptional regulator gives MPKVKNCLRKIRHELEIDTQQEMANFLGVKQQQYSRYENNVVQPSLAVALGMAKKLNRPVERIFRLF, from the coding sequence ATGCCTAAAGTAAAGAATTGCTTGCGTAAAATTCGCCATGAACTGGAAATTGACACGCAACAAGAAATGGCTAATTTCCTGGGGGTCAAGCAACAACAGTACTCGCGGTACGAAAATAACGTAGTCCAACCATCTCTAGCTGTTGCCCTAGGAATGGCCAAAAAACTAAATAGGCCGGTTGAAAGAATTTTTCGACTTTTTTAA
- a CDS encoding SDH family Clp fold serine proteinase, producing the protein MSLLNEYINRRLSSIDLEQELIRLIKEYNKIRGTYLFIYVAANGKPIPGVELIQSDYYVITDLLSNKDGITNVDFYIETPGGSGETAEEIVRFLRNNFEGVSFVVSGEAKSAGTIIVLSGDEILMTETGSLGPIDAQMRIGRSVISAYDYIEWVEEKRKEADEQKALNPFDATMIAQITPGELGSVFNALKFAEDLVCEWLVKYKFKNWITTETRQLPVTEDMKSKVAQDIATKLTNHSLWRSHGRSIKIENLKEIGLTVKRVDDDLRLSDIVYRIQTVCRLLFDTTTTFKIFATAENKIFRQGVPGSAPIPVPQNRLPDVVEINQQCPNCGKTHKLYGKFAEDPQIDKDLVAKGFLPFPKDDKIICECGFTIDLSGIKNEIETQIKRKLVNN; encoded by the coding sequence ATGAGCTTGCTAAACGAATACATAAACCGAAGATTAAGTTCCATAGATTTAGAGCAGGAGCTAATACGCCTCATTAAAGAATACAATAAGATTAGAGGAACATATCTCTTTATTTATGTAGCCGCAAACGGAAAACCCATCCCCGGGGTTGAGCTAATTCAATCTGACTACTATGTAATTACTGATTTGCTCTCTAATAAGGACGGTATTACTAATGTTGATTTTTATATTGAAACCCCAGGTGGAAGCGGAGAAACTGCTGAGGAAATTGTTCGTTTTCTTAGGAACAATTTTGAGGGTGTCTCATTTGTTGTTAGCGGAGAGGCTAAAAGCGCTGGAACAATCATTGTTCTTTCTGGCGATGAAATATTAATGACTGAAACTGGTAGCCTTGGTCCAATTGATGCTCAAATGAGAATAGGCCGTTCGGTCATATCGGCCTACGATTACATCGAATGGGTCGAAGAAAAGAGAAAAGAGGCTGACGAACAGAAGGCGTTGAACCCATTTGATGCCACAATGATTGCACAAATAACACCTGGAGAGTTAGGCAGTGTTTTTAACGCCTTGAAATTTGCTGAAGATTTGGTGTGTGAATGGTTAGTAAAATATAAATTTAAAAATTGGATAACAACCGAGACAAGGCAATTACCGGTAACAGAGGATATGAAAAGCAAAGTAGCTCAGGATATCGCTACCAAATTAACCAATCATTCACTATGGCGGTCTCACGGAAGATCTATAAAAATTGAAAATCTTAAAGAAATCGGTTTAACTGTTAAAAGAGTAGACGATGACCTAAGATTAAGCGATATCGTATATAGAATTCAAACAGTGTGCAGACTACTCTTTGATACTACTACTACTTTTAAAATATTTGCAACAGCCGAAAATAAGATATTCCGTCAGGGGGTACCCGGGAGTGCCCCAATACCAGTCCCACAAAATCGTTTACCTGATGTTGTTGAAATCAATCAACAGTGTCCGAATTGTGGTAAAACGCATAAATTATATGGAAAATTCGCTGAAGATCCTCAAATTGACAAGGATTTAGTTGCTAAGGGATTCCTTCCGTTTCCCAAAGATGATAAAATTATTTGTGAATGTGGTTTTACTATTGATCTTAGTGGAATCAAAAACGAGATCGAGACCCAAATAAAAAGGAAGTTAGTAAATAATTGA
- a CDS encoding ComEC/Rec2 family competence protein, with amino-acid sequence MFKNIPRQLVVLFISLSLIFFSFGCSNSTKSTITPNSIDAQQTIVKNSATAPISGTLKVHSLDVGQADCILIQSDESSVLVDAGNNEDGGFVVNYLKAQGVTKLAAAVATHPHEDHIGGMDVVLKAFPVEKFYMPNATTTTKTFEDMLNAVKASGAKRIQVNAGVALDVPGISGTFLAPVGSKYDDLNNYSAVLKIVHGNTSFLLTGDAESISENEMLKNGNLQATLLKVGHHGSDSSTTAAFLKAVSPKYAVISVGKGNTYGHPTDIVLNRLASADVQVYRTDQSGTIVATSDGTNITLDKNATTIKANAPPEATPTPATATPKSPPPPAPPQTSKSTNHYIINTSTKKFHYPSCGKLPTKNKGEMDGTRDDLINAGYSPCGICKP; translated from the coding sequence ATGTTTAAGAATATACCAAGACAACTTGTTGTACTATTTATTTCTCTATCACTAATATTTTTCTCATTTGGCTGTTCAAACTCCACCAAAAGTACAATAACACCAAATTCTATCGATGCGCAGCAAACCATTGTAAAAAACTCCGCCACAGCGCCAATCTCAGGTACTCTTAAAGTTCATTCCCTAGACGTAGGCCAGGCTGATTGTATCCTCATCCAATCCGACGAGTCTAGCGTCCTTGTCGACGCAGGGAATAATGAAGATGGCGGCTTTGTTGTAAACTATCTCAAAGCCCAAGGTGTTACCAAGCTAGCTGCAGCAGTGGCTACCCACCCACACGAGGACCATATTGGTGGGATGGATGTTGTTCTTAAGGCTTTTCCGGTGGAAAAATTTTATATGCCAAACGCGACGACGACAACTAAAACATTCGAGGACATGCTAAATGCCGTCAAGGCAAGTGGAGCCAAACGAATCCAGGTTAATGCTGGTGTCGCCTTGGATGTACCCGGCATATCGGGGACGTTCTTGGCCCCTGTGGGGAGTAAGTATGATGACCTCAATAATTACAGCGCAGTCTTAAAAATCGTGCACGGCAACACATCATTCCTCTTGACTGGTGATGCCGAAAGCATATCAGAGAATGAGATGCTCAAAAACGGAAACCTCCAGGCAACACTACTCAAAGTAGGCCACCACGGGAGCGATAGCTCCACAACAGCAGCATTTTTAAAAGCTGTGAGCCCTAAATACGCTGTAATCTCCGTCGGCAAGGGTAACACCTATGGGCACCCGACAGACATAGTCCTGAACCGTCTAGCCTCTGCCGATGTGCAAGTTTACAGAACCGATCAGTCAGGAACGATAGTTGCCACGAGCGATGGTACCAACATTACCTTAGATAAAAATGCTACTACAATAAAGGCTAACGCACCACCGGAGGCGACACCGACCCCGGCAACGGCTACCCCTAAGTCGCCTCCTCCACCCGCTCCACCCCAAACCTCGAAATCTACTAATCACTATATTATCAATACAAGCACAAAGAAGTTTCATTATCCATCATGTGGTAAGCTACCAACTAAGAACAAGGGCGAAATGGACGGTACGCGGGATGATCTAATAAACGCCGGATACTCACCTTGTGGGATCTGTAAGCCATAG